A region of the Mus pahari chromosome 15, PAHARI_EIJ_v1.1, whole genome shotgun sequence genome:
caatatccAACCTCCTAAAAAGAGTTCCTAGGGAATCATAGATCCATCGGGCCAGGCTGCAACTGGAACTCAGCAGGCTGCTTGCAGTCGCTGACCCTTTGGTCCTAGACACTCTCCTCCGAATGATCATTCTATCCAGACCTTCAGGGATCTTGCCTCAAAGGTGCCTCTTCTCAGCCCACCACATGGCTGAATCCTCACATATCTTGTGTTCCTCTCACCCAGGACGCCAGTGTCACCTGAGCTGGGACAGCCTTGTTTGACATACCCCATTTCACTGTCACATTAGATTGGAAAATGAAGAtcatttggtttcattttataGAAGAGGGAACTAAGGCTCAGAGAGCAGCTGGTATCATTTGTCagataattcacacacacacacacacacacacacacacacacacacacacacacacacatgcatcctgACTTCTTCAACCCCTCCCACTAGCTCAGTGTCAGTCAATCTGTGCCCACTCACCATGCTGCGTAACAAAACTGATGCAAGCGTCCACAATGATAGGGATGTCTCCCCGGCTCATCTGCTGTTCCTGCAGGCCCATGCCACCCCCTCCAGCAGCACCTCCAATGGCCGTGTTCCATGCTGCAAAGTCTAACCTGCCTTCTCCCTGCAAATACAGGGTCCTGAGACCCAAGAAGCCTGAGTTAGAGCCAGCTCCAGAGATCAGACATGGAGGTGACTTCCCAGAGttaccagcagggggcagcaacaccaaacccagatagttCCTAACCAAGGAAGCAACTTTGAGGAAGCAAGCAGTGAAGGGGTGAGAGGAAGCTGGGTTCAGAGTCACAGGTACAGAATATTACCTTCCTGTCTCTACAAGGACCAAATGCTCCTTTTTGTCTGGAGTGTCAGCTGCCGAGACCACACCTGTAGAAGAATCCTTGAACATTATCATCAATACCATCACAGTGAAGACTCTTAGGCAATTAAAGCATAGAGGTGCCCACTAGCAAATAGCCTTACAAAGTTCCACACGGTTACATCCATGCTACACAGGACTGCTCAGAAGTTAAATAATTTGCCTTACATTGTTTGCTACAAAATAGCGAAGCTGAGCTAAAACCCAGGTCTCTTGTTCCCAGAGTCCTGGAGCCTTGTTCTAGCATGTTCCTCTTTTAGAAGACAACAGtgactcctcccagtccccaacCAGCAAATAACACTTTTTGATTTTATACAAGTTGCTTCCTACCAGGTTCTGTGATAAACgtttttgtgtatttctttatttgaacCCCACTCCAGCCCTTGGAGGAAGGTCTTACAATTATTGTCTATTTTAAGATAAGGAATCACAGGCAGGGAAACACGGAATAATTCCTCCAGCGACACACAGCTAGGAACTGATGGAAACATTGTCTAAATCTAGGTAGTTTCACTTTATAACTTTTATCTGAACGGTTACATTCTACTCCTTCCCATGAGAATCCCCAAATAAAGAAGGTCCACTCTCCCACTCGCCCACAGCCACCCTTTAGCCCTGTCCACACCCCTGCTCACTGATCTCCTGTAGACGCCGTAAATGCACCATGTCCTCTGGAGCAGGGGGACCAGGGCCGGGCGCTGGGCACAGGAAGAGATGATCACCACGAAGAAGGCCGAACCCTGACAGCCAGAGACCAGGGGCCAGGCCTGCGTGGGAGGGGGACCGTAGCCACAGGCGACCCATCCGCAGCAACCCAGGGCCCAGCAGCTGGTGGCAGCTGAGCGGAGAGAACCACTGTGGAAGCAGAAggcagacaggggtgggggtgggggaaggtgggGAAAACACAAGGGGTCGGGGGAAGCAAATGAGACTGAGAGACCacgaaaggagaaagggaaagggggaggaaatgtggtggtggggagagacCAGAGGGGGGAAGCCCGGGGAGAGACCCAGGGAGAGTCCTggggacagaggggagagggtggggaggaaggggagaccaGGGAGAGGAACAGAAGGCACAAGGAAATTCTTTCCATTTGCCCCAGCGTACAGGAGACCCCTGTGTGGCTGCCCTGCTCCCTAAGcaaggtgggagagaaagagggggtagCCAGCATGCATACTGAAGAGTCACCATGGTTGGGCAACCGTCCTGGCAGGTCACTATGTAAAAAGCTATGTTTTGGGGTCCCACTAAAAGCAATTCTGTTCTAGCTgcatgggtttaaaaaaaaacaaagtagggGGTAccaattttgttttttggttttttttttgttttggtttggtttggtttggttttggtttttaagagtTCCGATCTGTCACCAACACTttcactaaaaataatttaaaaaatttaactgggggctggagagatggctcagtggttaagagcaccgactgctcttccgaaggtcctgagttcaaatcccggcaaccacatggtggctcacaaccatccgtaatgagatctgacgccctcttctggtgcgtctgaagacagctacagtgtactttacatataataaataaatctttaagaaacaaaaacaaaaaaacctaacgGCTGCTTCTttttgggtaggggagcagggggagggtatggggaactttcgggataacatttgaaatgtaaataaagaaaataataaataaaaaaattaactgctagaaaaataaagtgaatagacaaagatgggagctggagagatggctcagcatctaGAGCACTTGTTagtcttgcagaggactaggttcaattctcagcacctacatgatggcccacaaccatcttGAACTCTAGTTCTGGGGGATCGGATGGCctattctgacctctgtgggcactgtgtaTATACAGtgtatagatacatatgtatatacatacctataatcaaatatacatacatgcatgccaaacattcatatatttaaagtaaattaaatgaatgtaaaaactatttttaaaagacatacaaGCCCTTAACTTGTATAATTAGATTCGACAGATTAAATCATTCTGCCAAACTGCTATGAAAGATTCAAAATGCTTCCTCTCCAGTTCTGTACACATACTATCATGGATTGGAACAAATAATCAGGAGACCACAACATGATGGGCGGAGTGTCACCTGCGTCAGAGATGGCACGGGGAAGCCAGAAGGTGGCTCCTGGCCTCTGGGCATGAGAAGTCACTAGTGATATTCAGGGTATCAGCTTTGGAGAGTCTAGGCAGGGGAGGGCAGCCGTAGGGTTAAGGAGGAGCATCAGGCTGCACACAACTTCTTAGAAGTtgccaggagagaaggaagacacaCGGGGTGAAAAGTTGAAGATGAACAGAACTTGGGGAAGAGCTGTTTTAGGGTGGGAGAGACTGTCGTCATCAGCAGCATCATCGCTGCCATTATTTCAACGCCCACACACAGAGGGCTTACTGCGTGTGGGCTTCGGATGTCACCTAATCCTCATCCCCAGGGGGGGAGTCTTTACACCCACTCTGCAGACATGGAAGAGCTCCCGGGGCTAAGTTGTAGGACTCAGATCTCAGAATGTCTGGCTCTGAGCCTAAACTTTTTACTTTCAGGAAAGGAGGTTGAGACTCAGAAATTGACTGGTTGAGGTACGGAGAAGGTACGGTGTATGAAAGTGACTATGACTGGCCATGACGGCACTTGCCTGTTATCCcggtactcgggaggcagaagcaaggaggATTGCTTAAagtctgaggccaggctggtctacactGTAAATTCCatgttagccagggctacatatcaCACCCTGTTtcattaaagacacacacacacacacacacacacacacacaaggagccTTTGCCtgttggagttaagagcactggatgctgttccagaggacccaggttcaaatcccagcgttcacatggcagctcacagttgtctgtaactctagctccagggtcTCTGACACATCACACAGACAAATGTGCAAACAaaccaccaatgcacataaaattccCCCAAAGGTTGTtgtgaaaacaaaatgagatATTGAGTGGGCCTTTCTTAAAATGCAGGACTTGGCGCAGAGTAAGAAGCCATCAGCCAGGTCTGCTGGGTAGCGGACTAGAACATGTTGGGAGGAGGTGGAGATGGACATCAGGAGCTGCCAGAAGGTCTTGCCATCTCACCTTGCCCACTGCACTGATCCAGGCCTCTAGACCGTCTGCTCCATCGGTGGCAAAATGCTGGATTCTTCCCCCAGTGAGGATGAGTTCAAAGGAAAAGGGGAACCTGCAGAGAAGACCAGGTTAGGAGGGCAGCGGGGGACAATGAGGGGGGCTGCCAGGGTGGCACTAGGGAAATCAGGGGTGGAGAAGAGGAGTGTCACCTGTCAAGGTCACCTGGATCAGCAGGTGGAGGGCTTACACCCAGACATACAacatcctggggctggagaaggctCAGGGGTTCGGGGCTGCTCTCTGATGCAAACATTTCCAGGGCAGCTCCCAGCACACACCACAGGCGGGGAGGAGCTAAGTGAAAGAGAGGTGGAGGAACTGTCATCCTCCCCATTGTCACAGTCCCCGGTCCCCACATACTCACTTCACATCAAGCCGCCTTCCTATGTGGTTGATACTATAGAACCTTCCCAGTAACTCTACTAAGTGGGTTTATTTATATTTGGAGCTACTctgcagatgggaaaactgaggcttgcTGCCTGTGCAGCatgaggaaggagcagagaggatACTTGACCCAGACTGAGAGCAGAATCTCTTATCTGTCATCTAGGGCGGTGACTTGACCTTGTCCCTCTCTCACCCCCAGCATCCCAGCCCACTTCAGGGCACTTGCCTATGCCAGCtctgtcctcctgtctctagGCAGCATGTCCACACCTAACCtactctctgcccctgcccccctcccaTGCTCTGGCTCCTGCTCACCGTCCCGGCCCCTGCGAAGGGGTGGGGCTCCAGCCTTGTTGCTGATGGAACCACAGTATAGGAAACCTCTGTAAGTGGCAGGCACCACCACCTCGTTGTATACTCCAGGGGAGGAGTCTGCGAGGGGAAAGACGTGATCAGGTGAGGACCATGTATGGATGGCATGACTCCCTTTGGGAAAATGCATCTAATAGGACCAGACCATGGGATGGGGTCTAACTCCACCCACAGCAGGGAATGCAGCCCAATGGGTGTGAGCCCCTGACTATCCAGATTGGAAGAGGGACATAGAGAAGCCTCTAACGCAGTGtttgcctactttttttttttcttctaccagCCACCCAAACAGCCAGGCAGCTCTAGTCGGTTAAGTGTCTTGGCCTATCTGGCCTGACAAATGGAAGCCAACATTAAACCAACGACTCATCTGAGCAATAAGAATGTCCCCAGGAAGATGAGACCAGTCCTGCAAATTGATGCTTGTCAGAATGGTAAGGTAGTAACACTTGGGTACATCCTGACTATTACAGGCAGTAACCACAGGCCCTCATCAGTCAACCTTTGACCTCAGGAAGTCTGAGGGGTTGGGAAACTGACAAGCCTGCCATTGCAATAGATATGGCAATGGGGTATTTCAATGGCCTCCTTGAAAGAAATAAGTCACAGGTTGAGGCTGAGATCTCCTAGGGAGAGAGAGGAGTTACTTGGGAGGATGACCTGAAGGTAGAAGGCTAAGCAAGCTGCCATTGAGGGCTGAAGGGGACAAGGGTTCCTCTCCCTCAGAGGCTTCGACACAGAGGAGCTGGGTCATGTTCTTGAGCAGGTTGGGTCCTGCCATAGCTGCACACAGTGCCTATAGGGAAGGAAGGGTCTTCATCAGCCGCATACACAACCCAAGAGCTCTTCCAGGAACAGTGTTCTATCATCAAATGTAGCCTTTATCACCCATGTCTAGGCATCCCAACACAGGCtgcactcccacccccacccccaacctccccaTGAACACCAACCTGTCTGTCCTACCTGGAGAAGCTGGCTGTGGTCTAGATGCCGAGGGTGGGGCTTCCGGAAGAGACCCAGCTTATACTTTCGGGAGATGAACTCTCCTCGAGGACCAGGGGCTGAATCTGGATGCAGCCCTTCACCTGGGGGTAGTGCCCCTGCCCAGAAGCAATTGGCACGATCATTTCCCAGGATGATGAACAGCTACAGGATGATAAGAGGCAAAGATGAGTGACCAGAACCCAAGGGTCTCCAAACGGCCTAGTCCCCAAGCTGGACCCAGAGTCTACTTTTGGATGTTCCttgtcctttcctccccctcctcttgtcCCCAGATTCCTCACCTGCACTATCTCATTACTCCAGACACTCGTGTCCAGCTTCAGGCTCTGCACCTTGGAGATCCCAGAGCCCAGGGCCCGGTGCTGACCTGTTAGAACATGAAAGCCAAGTGGCAGAGAACGCTGAGCCCTGCCCCAAGTCCCTGGCTCCAGGACCTCTCGTTCCCATTTGGGCTTGAGGCCCGCCTCTCACCTGCACACTGCTTGCAGATGACGACCCCCAGGTTGACGGCAGCCCAGTCTGGCCGGGAGGCCCTGCAGTCCGCACAATGCCGGTTTGCCGGGTTGGACCAGACCTTCTCAGCCACCTCGTAGTCAGACAGGGTCTCGGTTACTGCTTCTTGCAGAGCGGCCGCCCAGCTCTGTCGAGCCCCCCCAGACTCGGCTGTGAAGCTGAGGGGTGGACAGCCAGTCCATGGGCATGGGCCCCCTCCACATCCTACCCCAATGGCCACTCCTACCGAAGCTAATAAAAGTCACTTCTAagccaatttttttattttttttattttttaaattgttatcaGGGTTTCATCtatcttaggctggcctcaaacttgttataTAGTTGAAGATTACCTTAAACCTCTGATCGTCTggctccaagtgctgggattagaaataCACGCTATTATGCCTCAtctatgcagtgctggggatcaaactctagCTGCATCCCTTCCTTTCCTGACATCTTGACCTTGCTAACTGAATCTCACCACCTCCTCATTTATCCCCATTGATATCCGCTTGAGGAGGCCTCCAGCCTGCAGCACCTTTGTGATCTCCCTTGAAAAGACCCTACCCTTGCTTTCCACCGGGCTTGGACCCACCTGAAGCAGCGATGGGGTGTGAGCAGGTCGAAGCTTCTACTCTTGGTCTCCCGGACACTGCAGCCTTGCAGTTCAATGAAGCAGATCCCGATGCCCAGTGAGAAGGCCTAGCGGAGCCAGGGGCACGCAACATGGTGAGATTCCAGAATGAACTGGCCAGGCTCATCAGCCCCCTGCTCAGTCCTCTTTACCTGCTCACTCTTGTACAGTGCCAGCTCTCCGGGGATCAAGGCAGCAAACACCTTGGCCTTGTGTCCGCGCAACTCTAATGTGCCCGTACGGAGGGGTCGTGGCGGGTGAGGGGGCCGGGGGTGGCCCAGGAGGCGCTGTTCTTTCAGGCAGGATTGCAGCGTGGAGCACCATAGGTCACGCTGAGCTGGGGTGGAGGACGGGTCAGCCAGGTGTATGCTAGCCTAGCCTCCCCTCCTACCCTGACCCAGTGGGCTCGGACCCTCACCCTCACTCTCTGTGCGGAACACAAATACTCTCTGGCCGGTAATGACCTGGAATTTGTTGTCCTTGCTGCTTCGGGTCATCTCGATGGCAGTCAGAGGGATCACGCCTTTGGGGAAGGGGTCCTGGAAAGAAGACCCAGTGACCCATGGGGACAGGGACTGAGCTACATGCGCTCAACTTTCATGAGATCAGCATTCAATCCCCATGGTTACAGCTGCTGAGTCAGCTATCTCAGATGCTGACATCTGGCAGCTGTGGCCATCCTTCTACCGTGGGTTTCTAGTCCTTCTAGCCCTGAGCCTCTCTCAGtcctccccatctttctctctctggtaTCCATGTAGCAGCTCCAGTCCCTTACCTTGTCACTGCCAAAGTACATCAGACTCCTTCCATTGAATTGCACAAAACGTCTCTGGAACACATAGTTTCTGAAGAAGGAAGACACTGAGATGAGTTGAGTGTTTGGGAACGTATGTGGTGGGCAATCAATCACAAGTCCTAGAACCTAGAACCtgtcccctcccttttcccttccctacccttccctgcctctcccagCAGCCCTACCCCTGAGGTGAGAGCTTGTCCAGCCAGCCGCTGAGCAGAGGCACGGGACGATCGGCTGTGGAGGAGAAGCTGGCATAGGGCGAAATGAGGTCATCACTAGTCTCTGCATCCTGGGTGGGTATTGAAAGAATGGAGTCCCCAGGTAGCTCGAGGCTGGCATAACCAGCATCCTCCCGTGGCTCCAGATCCTGTCTGCTGAGCATTATGGGGGCAAGAGGAAGGAACACAAGTCAAACCAAACGCCCTCCACAGTCTCTCAGTAAGTTTGCCACCCCTGCCCTTGGCACATATAGCCGGCAGGTGTGAGGTTTGCTTGGTAAATAAATGGGGTAGAGAACCTGGCAACCCAAAAGGTTGCCCCAAAGCTTTCTCCTGAATGTGCTTGGGGTTTTACTGGGAAAATGTCACTCTCCTCTGGAAGTGGGAAAGATGGGTAGGTGCCTTCCCGCCATGGTTGCTCGCAGCTCATCAACATACATCACTGTTGTGGTTCTCCAAAATGCTCTTGGCCTTCTCTCCCTGAATTAGTTTCCATCAGTTCTTACCGGTGTGAAGCAAACTGCCCAACTGGACACCTGGTCAATTTTGTCCTCCCTCCCATAGTTCATTCTCTCCGACCCACCAGGGctttttgaaaatgcaaatgaggTCATTGCATTCCTCTACAGGAAACCACTCAATAATGCTCTATTCACCGTTAGGAGAAATTCTGAATGCTATGCATGGGCTGTGAGTTACAGCCAGGTACCTGCGGTTTTAAAAGTTCCCAGGTTAGGTACAGCCCAGGTTACGAATCACTACTCTaccttgtttgtttcttattgcACGGAGAAATTGAAGCAATCAGACGAGAACCCCACAGACTCACAGCGCCAGATCAATCCAGTTTCACACACACGCTCTGCCTACCTCCTGTGACTGTAATAAACACCTGTCTAAAGCCAGACTTGGCTCCGAGTACCAGATCTCACAACTCTCACCTACACAAAGACATTGCTGCGGATTCCCTCACCGTCTCCTCCGTACACCCTCCATCAAGTTGTTCTCACGCACTTCCAGACACATACAACATTCCACACAACTGTTGGCTTCACCTCTACGTCTACCATCAACTGTCATTCCAAAGCTTGATTCTGTTTCTTCTGATactctctactctttttttttttttttttttttttNNTTTTTTNagacagggtttctctgtgtagccttggctatcctagaactaactctgtaaaccaggctggcctcaaactcacagagattcacctatctttgcctcatgagtgctaggattaaaggtgcctgACTTCTCTCTAtccctttttgtttggttgggttttgttgttgttgttgttgttgttgttttggtttggttctttgctttttgagacacagtttctctttgtagtcctggctgtcctggagctttgtgctgtagaccaggctggccttgacctcacagaaatctgtctgtttctgcctcccaagtgctgggatttaaggtgtgcgccacaacccctgccttctttttgttttgttttgttttgttttttaaaatacattgttcaGACTCTCATCCCTTCTACTCCTAGCCAGAGTCCCCTGCGACCTCCATGATTCCAGAGGTCAGTTCTCAGTCCCAGCTTACTAAGCAGCAGCAGCCTGCTCAGCAGCAGGACACAGTCAGACTCCCCTTCCTCCTATGCCCTTGGCTTCAATGACATCATCTTCTCCTggctctccttctccttctctggctaTTTTGGTTCAGTCTATTTAAtgattcttcctcttccccaaacCTCTGGATATAGGAAGGCACAGAGGCTCTGGACTGGatcctcttctcccctccatcccctctaAATGCTAACAGTTTCCATATTGAAATCTCTGGCTCGGATAACCCACCCAAACGATAAGCAGATGTGGTCAGCAGTCGTATTTATTATTGCCTCGTGGATGTACTAAACATCCCCCATTTCATATGTGAAGCAGAGTTCCTGGGCCAAACTCCTCCCTCCTGTTTGATGCACAGCCTTCCTGGCTCAGATCACAATGCCACGAACTCTTAGGTACTCAGAACCACGCTATCCAGTAGAAATCAACAGGGACTACATATGCAATTcagcaacattttttaaaaagaaatattgatgTTGGAGTGATGGTTCAGTCATCCATCTCTACTTCTACCATTAACTGTCATTCCAAATCGTTACTGTAGCTTTGGtctagagcactggctgctcttgcagaggactaaggtttgatccccagcacccacatggtggctcacaaccatccatagccCCAGTTTCGGGGGATCCATTACCCCCTCCTGGCCACTGTTAGCAACAGGCATGCAAGTGCTACACAAATGTTCATGCAGCCaagcacagatgtacatgcaacCAAAACATtcattacacataaaataatttttatatgttttaaaaataattaattttagtagtctatattttatataagccAAACCATAATATTTTAGTATGTTATCAATGTAAAAATCACTGAAATAGAGGCTGGCTCAGCGGATAAAGTACTCGCTGCATAAAGAGAACTACATGCATCTAGATCCTCAGCCCACATGAAAAGTCAGGTACCAGGTGGGATGTCTGTAGGCCAGCAACGAGAAGCAGAGGTGGGTTGATCCCCAGGGCTCAATGACTGCCCAGTGTGGCCAAATTgttaactccaggttcagtgaataAAACatctcaagaggaaaaaaaaagtggaaaataacACAGGAAGACAACTGATGTCTggcatccacacatgcatgcatgggcaAGTGTTCCTGTGTGCAAACATatgcttacatatacatacatcccacatgcaccaaaaaaaaaaaaatgactaagatAATTCTTTCTGTATATGGTGTATTTTCTctagtgtgggttttttttttttttccagtgggttCTGGCAGATGCTTTATATTTCCAGCTCCTCTCAAAGCAAAGCAGCAAGTTTCACATGCTCAGTCGTCACGTGTGGTTAGTGTGGTCATTGGGGACAGCAGAGACTCATGCTGTAGCCCTCAAAGTTAATGCTTGGCTGCTCTTTTCCTCTCAGACAACAGCGTAACATGACATTTTACCCTTAAAATGCAGCCACTTCTCACCAACTCCGCTCCCATCGCTACACCctgcaaaccccccccccccaaccaggtTGCTGCAGCAGCCTCTCCACCTGCTCCTCCATGTTTTGCGCCCAGAGCATTCTCAGCAAAGCAGACAGAGGGATCCTTTCACAATCTAAGTCAGAACTCTCTGGTACCTTCCCATCACTGTCACGAAGCATACAGTGGCCATCCCCACAGGTCCTACCCACAAGCCCCTTTACCTCTGCCATCAGCCATGGGACCCAGCCACACCCCTCCGTCCCCACTGCACCTCATCTCCCCAGGCTGTGTTCTCAACCTCCCTCGGCCCAGGGTATACTGTCTCCAGAACTCTGCAAAGCCAACTCTTCAATTCAGGTCCTTCGACCTTTTGTCCAAATGTTATCCTCCatgccctttccttcctcttcctcccccatcccttctcttcctttcttcctctccctctgctgtATACCTATGTAcacgtctctgtgtgtgtgctccctcGTGCAGCCCAGAGATGAATTAAGATTAATGTTGGATGTCTTCTTTGGTTGTCTTTCACCTTATTGTTTAAGCCAGGATCTCTCACCGAACCCAGAGTTCATCGATTTACCTGCAGTGACTGGCCATAGAGCTCGAGGAATCAGCATGCTCACCCTTCTGGCCCTGAGTTTATAAGAGCTGCCACCTGGCTTCTGTATGGTAggcctggggatctgaactcaagtcctcatgcttacccattgagctgtctccccagccccgtttgtgtgtgtgtgtgtgtgtgtgtttaatggtCCAATAACTTACTGAAAATTTCAGTCCTTTATAAttcccccgcccccagctctcTAAACCTGCTCAACTACAGCACTGCATAAACAGTAACTATTgccagctggggagatggctcagtggttaagagcattgactgccctGCCAGAGGTCCtgtggttcaattcccagcaaccacatggtggctcacaatcatctgtaatgagatctgaagccctcttctggtgtgtctgaagatagctacagtgtacacacacacacacactttaaaaaaaaaaaaaactattgctgggtggtggcacaggcctttagtctctacacttgggaggcaaaggctggtggctctccaaattcaaggccagccaggtctacagagtgagttccaggacagccagggctacccagagaaaccgtcttgaaaAATACCAGCTTTGAGCATGTAACAGTGCTCCCTCTTTGCTGAATGGAaagacatattttttaattttaactatatatctatttgtttgtgtgcttctctggtggtctctccctccccccccccctgttgaTTCAGAAGCTTCCTGGGAACAAAAGTCAACAGGGAGGACAGTTATCTGTGTGCTGCATCTCGAGTGCCTGCTCACCACTGAGGGCGTGAATGCTCAATGAATATTTGATGAGTAACTAGAAACATGGCCACCATGGCTAACACAACTGCTCCTTAAGcttcctccatcttcccaccACCGCCCCTCCAAGTACTCACCTGTGTTCAGCCCTTTCCTGACAGACACCTCTGCCATCTCTCCTGTCAGGTGCTCCTGGGACCCCCACAGGTTGGACACCGTAGTACAGGCAACCAGGATCCATGATGTGCACTGTTGGGTGAGGAGAGGGTTATTGGAAAGAAAGGGGGGATTAAGTGGAAGTCTGACACGCAGGTGGTCACAGTTCCACTCCAGCAACCCATCTACCTGTGCCTGTTGTGGGCCTGAGGGCAGGGGTTGGGGCAGTTGCCTGGGAACTATCTGGAGTCCTGAAAGGAAATTCTGATGGTTATTAAGACAGAAGGATATCCCTCATGCCCGGTTGATCTCTTCCTCGGGCTCGGACCCCTAGGTAGAAAACCAACTCACACGTCCTGAGCTGCCTGGGCCCGACCTCTTAAGTCCAGGCCAAAGTAGATGGCATTGGGCATCATCTCCATGGTATTCAGGACTGAAGGCCgttcagaggaggaaggaaggagaggagaggatctCTGCGTACACTCTGAGTTCCTGGATACTTCTGGATCCCAGAAGATTGGGCTCACTCCAGGCCTCTGGGCAGTGGCAGGGTTGCTGAGCCCAAACACCGTCCTGGGCTTAGGCACAGGCTTGGGGGGTTGGGCAtcaggggctgggctgggagtTGGCTCCATGGTATTATCCAGCTGAGAATCCAGGAAACCCTCAGCAGAGCCTGCCCGCAACAGGCGCAAGATGCGTTTCCGGTGTCCTGTAGCACGGATGCCCAAGTGCCTCAGCTCCTCGTGGCCCAGGCGTTGGACCGCACCAGCTGTAGCTAGGCCATGCTGTCGGAAAGTGTCTGCATACTGCTCCAGATGCACCGCGGCCAACCACACAGCGATGTCCAGGTCCTGAGGAGCAGCCATGGGCTCTCAGGCCATTGCTGGGGGGAGGTTCAGGGTGAAGGGAGGGctcgggcgggggggggggagattccCCACTCCCTACCACAAAGTCTGAGGCTTGGACAGGGGTGCCAGCCTCCAGATTTCTTTCAAAGAAGAATGCccagcacg
Encoded here:
- the Arap3 gene encoding arf-GAP with Rho-GAP domain, ANK repeat and PH domain-containing protein 3 isoform X3, whose protein sequence is MEPTPSPAPDAQPPKPVPKPRTVFGLSNPATAQRPGVSPIFWDPEVSRNSECTQRSSPLLPSSSERPSVLNTMEMMPNAIYFGLDLRGRAQAAQDVTPDSSQATAPTPALRPTTGTVHIMDPGCLYYGVQPVGVPGAPDRRDGRGVCQERAEHRQDLEPREDAGYASLELPGDSILSIPTQDAETSDDLISPYASFSSTADRPVPLLSGWLDKLSPQGNYVFQRRFVQFNGRSLMYFGSDKDPFPKGVIPLTAIEMTRSSKDNKFQVITGQRVFVFRTESEAQRDLWCSTLQSCLKEQRLLGHPRPPHPPRPLRTGTLELRGHKAKVFAALIPGELALYKSEQAFSLGIGICFIELQGCSVRETKSRSFDLLTPHRCFSFTAESGGARQSWAAALQEAVTETLSDYEVAEKVWSNPANRHCADCRASRPDWAAVNLGVVICKQCAGQHRALGSGISKVQSLKLDTSVWSNEIVQLFIILGNDRANCFWAGALPPGEGLHPDSAPGPRGEFISRKYKLGLFRKPHPRHLDHSQLLQALCAAMAGPNLLKNMTQLLCVEASEGEEPLSPSALNGSLLSLLPSDSSPGVYNEVVVPATYRGFLYCGSISNKAGAPPLRRGRDAPPRLWCVLGAALEMFASESSPEPLSLLQPQDVVCLGVSPPPADPGDLDRFPFSFELILTGGRIQHFATDGADGLEAWISAVGKWFSPLSCHQLLGPGLLRMGRLWLRSPSHAGLAPGLWLSGFGLLRGDHLFLCPAPGPGPPAPEDMVHLRRLQEISVVSAADTPDKKEHLVLVETGRTLYLQGEGRLDFAAWNTAIGGAAGGGGMGLQEQQMSRGDIPIIVDACISFVTQHGLRLEGVYRKGGARARSLRLLAEFRRDARSVKLRPREHFVEDVTDTLKRFFRELDDPVTSARLLPRWREAAELPQKNQRLEKYKEVISCLPQVNRRTLATLIGHLYRVQKCAALNQMCTRNLALLFAPSVFQTDGRGEHEVRVLQELIDGYISVFDIDSDQAAQIDLEVSLITTWKDVQLSQAGDLIMEVYIEQQLPDNCVTLKVSPTLTAEELTNQVLEMRGAASGTDLWVTFEILEHGELERPLHPKEKVLEQALQWCQLPEPCSASLLLRKVSMAHAGCLFTGVRRESPRVGLLRCREEPPRLLGNRFQERFFLVRGRCLLLLKEKKSSKPEREWSLEGAKVYLGIRKKLKPPTLWGFTLILEKMHLCLSCTDEEEMWDWTTSILKAQHDDQQSVVLRRRSSSDLARQKFGTMPLLPIRGDDSGATLLSANQTLRRLHNRRTLSMFFPMKSPQGSVEEQDELEEPVYEEPVYEEVGAFPELTNDTTFSSTCEWSAKSDPPLTSQRSFDQTPLSKASMLVHEERVPDPPPGPPSKSSPQARGSLEEQLLQELNNLILRKGEPASCPESPSQPSPQPPSPTSLPTPTPSLPTQPPCTSNPPSSQPLT